A single window of Coffea eugenioides isolate CCC68of chromosome 7, Ceug_1.0, whole genome shotgun sequence DNA harbors:
- the LOC113778253 gene encoding trafficking protein particle complex subunit 11 isoform X2: protein MEEYPGELRTPPVALAALVGCPELHSRITSHLHAEQPPINALALPDFSKITLFARTPKENAGPGRPVDGILKRDWLSKHRTKIPAVVAALFSSDHISGDPAQWLQVCTDLENLKGVTKGRNIKLIVVVVTQSSSRDEISEDRMIALRKRAEVDSKYIITFVPDDPGELKQSLTRLRSTLGELANTYYREEGRRVKTRIDRKSSISIELHIRYCFKVGVYAEFRRDWAEALRLYDEAYHSVREMVGASTRLSPILRLVEIKTVAEQLNFKISTLLMHSGKLAEAIIWFRRHTDTYRRLVGAPDANFLHWEWLSRQYLVFAELLESSSAAVQNISSPTSGTADKLTEWEFYPAYYYQSAAQYLKQKSSCKELALSMSEIADEKNGSNESVIDSVYVGQFARLLEHGGEAFTMQPLTDEEFVRYSLAEGKRFQDSFEIIALLKRCFEAYNKNKTLRMASYCGVQMAREYFSINEFADAKQILDNVANLYRQEGWVALLWEGLGYLRECSRKTGSVKDFVEQSLEMAALPVSNTEDAQFFKDCGPAGPPSLLQREMIHKEVFGVIRGESEIALNEENNHLKVTDCHPLYLEIDLVSPLRVALLASVAFHEQIIKPGRSTMLTVSLLTRLPLKFEIDQLEIQFNQTECNFIIINGQRPQLAAISNVQPGRRVEMAPALEIATNKWLRLTYDIKSEQSGKLECMYVIARIGPHFTICCRAESPASMNDLPLWKFENRLETVPIKDPALASSGQKAIQVEEPDPQVDLKLSSSGPALVGENFVVPVTVTSKGHSVHSGELKINLVDTKGGGLLSPRDVEPFSTDNLHVELVGVSGQECEDQSDAGSDNIRKIQPSFGLISVPVLSEGKSWSCKLEIRWNRPKPVMLYVSLGYNPCSSETSSQKVHVHKNLEIEGKTALIINHRYMLPFRQDPLLPSMIKATGDFDLTPILPLKEKSILLVSAKNCSEVPLRLLSMSIESETDGSCTVRQKTEDSMEPAPIVPGEEFKKIFSVIPEVNPAKLKIGTVCLRWRRDSGDKELSDSCTTEVLTKQRLPDVYVEQPPIIVSLECPAHAILGDPFTFSVRIHNRTQLLQEIKYSLTDSQSFVLSGSHNDTIFVLPKSEHILSFKLVPLASGSQQLPRVSVTSVRYSAGFQPSIASSFVFVFPSKPQFRLSDTTDTRLGSVAV, encoded by the exons ATGGAGGAGTACCCAGGAGAACTCCGCACTCCGCCGGTAGCTCTAGCAGCTTTGGTCGGATGCCCGGAGCTTCACTCGCGGATCACTTCTCACCTCCACGCCGAACAGCCACCAATCAACGCCCTGGCATTGCCCGATTTCTCCAAAATCACATTGTTCGCGAGAACTCCCAAAGAAAACGCCGGTCCGGGACGGCCGGTCGATGGTATTTTGAAAAGAGACTGGCTTTCCAAGCACCGGACTAAAATTCCCGCTGTTGTTGCCGCTCTCTTCAGCTCCGACCACATTTCCGGTGACCCTGCTCAGTGGCTTCAGGTCTGCACCGACCTCGAAAACCTCAA GGGAGTGACTAAAGGAAGGAACATCAAACTTATCGTGGTGGTGGTAACCCAGTCAAGCTCTAGAG ATGAGATTAGCGAAGATCGAATGATTGCTCTTAGGAAGAGGGCTGAAGTAGATTCAAAGTACATAATTACCTTTGTTCCTGATGATCCAGGGGAGCTTAAACAATCCCTAACCAG ACTCCGGAGCACATTGGGGGAACTGGCAAATACATATTACAGAGAGGAAGGGCGGCGAGTTAAAACACGTATTGATAGGAAGAGCTCGATCTCCATAGAGTTGCACATCCGCTACTGTTTTAAA GTTGGGGTATATGCAGAATTTCGTAGAGATTGGGCTGAAGCTTTGAGGCTATATGATGAAGCCTACCATTCAGTGCGAGAG ATGGTTGGGGCTTCTACAAGATTGTCTCCAATTTTACGCTTAGTTGAAATCAAGACTGTGGCAGAGCagttgaattttaaaatttcaactttGCTCATGCATAGTGGAAAATTAGCAGAAGCAATTATATGGTTCCGCCGCCACACTGATACTTATAGGAGGCTTGTGGGAGCACCAGATGCTAATTTTCTTCATTGGGAGTGGTTAAGCAGGCAATATTTGGTGTTTGCTGAACTTTTAGAGAGCAGCTCTGCTGCTGTCCAAAACATTTCATCTCCAACTTCAGGAACTGCAGATAAATTGACTGAATGGGAATTCTATCCAGCTTATTATTACCAG TCAGCAGCTCAATATTTGAAACAGAAGAGTTCGTGCAAGGAACTTGCATTATCAATGTCAGAAATTGCTGATGAGAAGAATGGAAGTAACGAATCTGTGATTGATTCTGTTTATGTTGGTCAGTTTGCAAGACTACTTGAGCATGGTGGGGAGGCATTCACAATGCAACC TCTTACTGATGAAGAGTTTGTCCGCTACTCTCTTGCTGAGGGGAAAAGGTTCCAAGATTCCTTTGAAATAATAGCTCTTCTGAAAAGATGTTTTGAAGCATATAACAAGAATAAGACCTTGCGGATGGCCTCCTATTGTGGGGTCCAGATGGCGCGGGAATATTTCTCAATAAATGAATTTGCTGATGCAAAACAGATTTTGGACAATGTTGCAAATCTTTATCGACAGGAGGGTTGGGTAGCTTTGTTGTGGGAGGGTTTAGGCTACCTTCGAGAATGCTCAAGGAAAACTGGTTCCGTGAAAGATTTCGTGGAGCAATCACTTGAAATGGCTGCACTGCCAGTTTCAAATACTGAGGATGCCCAGTTCTTTAAGGACTGTGGCCCAGCTGGGCCTCCAAGCCTTCTCCAGAGAGAAATGATACACAAGGAAGTATTTGGAGTTATCAGAGGAGAATCAGAAATTGCATTGAATGAAGAGAATAACCATCTTAAAGTAACTGATTGTCATCCTCTTTATCTTGAGATTGATCTTGTGAGCCCCCTAAGAGTGGCACTTCTTGCATCAGTTGCTTTTCATGAGCAAATAATTAAGCCTGGTAGATCGACCATGCTCACAGTTTCACTTCTGACACGGTTGCCTCTGAAGTTTGAAATTGATCAGTTAGAGATCCAATTTAACCAAACCGAATGTAATTTCATTATTATAAATGGCCAGAGGCCCCAGTTAGCTGCAATCTCCAATGTACAGCCTGGTCGCAGAGTGGAGATGGCTCCTGCCCTGGAAATTGCTACCAACAAATGGTTGCGGCTGACATATGACATAAAATCTG AGCAAAGTGGTAAGCTTGAGTGCATGTATGTTATTGCAAGAATAGGACCACACTTCACCATCTGTTGCAGAGCAGAGAGTCCTGCTTCAATGAATGACTTGCCTCTTTGGAAATTTGAAAACCGTCTAGAAACTGTACCAATCAAGGATCCTGCTCTGGCATCCTCTGGTCAGAAAGCCATCCAGGTTGAAGAACCAGATCCACAAGTCGATCTGAAATTAAGTTCTTCTGGCCCTGCATTAGTTGGGGAGAACTTTGTTGTACCTGTGACTGTTACCTCAAAGGGCCATTCAGTCCATTCTGGTGAGTTGAAGATTAACCTGGTGGATACAAAAGGGGGAGGCTTGCTTAGTCCCAGGGATGTGGAACCATTTTCAACAGATAATCTTCATGTGGAGCTTGTAGGAGTTTCAGGCCAAGAGTGTGAGGACCAATCCGATGCTGGTTCTGACAATATTCGTAAAATTCAACCTTCTTTTGGATTGATTTCTGTACCAGTTCTCAGTGAAGGAAAGTCATGGTCCTGCAAGCTGGAAATTAGATGGAATCGCCCCAAACCTGTTATGCTGTACGTGTCATTGGGTTACAATCCTTGTAGTAGTGAAACTAGCTCACAAAAAGTTCATGTGCACAAAAACTTGGAGATTGAAGGGAAGACTGCTCTGATAATCAACCATAGGTATATGTTGCCTTTTAGGCAGGACCCTCTTTTGCCATCTATGATTAAAGCAACTGGGGATTTTGATCTGACACCAATACTGCCTTTGAAGGAAAAAAGCATACTTCTTGTTAGTGCAAAGAACTGTTCAGAAGTCCCATTGCGGTTGCTATCAATGTCTATAGAGTCAGAGACTGATGGCAGTTGCACTGTAAGACAAAAGACTGAGGACTCCATGGAACCTGCCCCTATAGTGCCAGGTGAGGAGTTCAAAAAAATCTTTTCTGTCATTCCTGAGGTAAATCCTGCAAAATTGAAGATTGGAACAGTGTGTTTGAGATGGAGGAGAGATTCTGGCGACAAAGAACTATCTGATTCTTGCACTACAGAAGTTTTGACAAAACAGAGGCTTCCGGATGTATATGTGGAGCAACCCCCAATAATTGTGAGTTTAGAGTGTCCTGCACATGCCATTCTTGGAGACCCTTTTACATTTTCCGTTAGAATTCATAATCGAACCCAACTGCTCCAGGAGATTAAATACTCACTTACAGATTCACAAAGTTTTGTGTTGTCTGGGTCTCATAATGACACAATTTTTGTTCTTCCCAAATCCGAGCATATACTGAGTTTCAAGCTTGTTCCTCTGGCCTCGGGTTCACAACAGCTACCTCGAGTTTCTGTAACCTCCGTCAGATATAGTGCTGGCTTTCAGCCCTCAATTGCttcatcttttgtttttgttttcccatCTAAGCCTCAGTTTAGGCTGAGTGATACAACAGATACAAGATTAGGGTCTGTTGCAGTTTGA
- the LOC113778253 gene encoding trafficking protein particle complex subunit 11 isoform X1, producing the protein MEEYPGELRTPPVALAALVGCPELHSRITSHLHAEQPPINALALPDFSKITLFARTPKENAGPGRPVDGILKRDWLSKHRTKIPAVVAALFSSDHISGDPAQWLQVCTDLENLKGVTKGRNIKLIVVVVTQSSSRDEISEDRMIALRKRAEVDSKYIITFVPDDPGELKQSLTRLRSTLGELANTYYREEGRRVKTRIDRKSSISIELHIRYCFKVGVYAEFRRDWAEALRLYDEAYHSVREMVGASTRLSPILRLVEIKTVAEQLNFKISTLLMHSGKLAEAIIWFRRHTDTYRRLVGAPDANFLHWEWLSRQYLVFAELLESSSAAVQNISSPTSGTADKLTEWEFYPAYYYQSAAQYLKQKSSCKELALSMSEIADEKNGSNESVIDSVYVGQFARLLEHGGEAFTMQPSLTDEEFVRYSLAEGKRFQDSFEIIALLKRCFEAYNKNKTLRMASYCGVQMAREYFSINEFADAKQILDNVANLYRQEGWVALLWEGLGYLRECSRKTGSVKDFVEQSLEMAALPVSNTEDAQFFKDCGPAGPPSLLQREMIHKEVFGVIRGESEIALNEENNHLKVTDCHPLYLEIDLVSPLRVALLASVAFHEQIIKPGRSTMLTVSLLTRLPLKFEIDQLEIQFNQTECNFIIINGQRPQLAAISNVQPGRRVEMAPALEIATNKWLRLTYDIKSEQSGKLECMYVIARIGPHFTICCRAESPASMNDLPLWKFENRLETVPIKDPALASSGQKAIQVEEPDPQVDLKLSSSGPALVGENFVVPVTVTSKGHSVHSGELKINLVDTKGGGLLSPRDVEPFSTDNLHVELVGVSGQECEDQSDAGSDNIRKIQPSFGLISVPVLSEGKSWSCKLEIRWNRPKPVMLYVSLGYNPCSSETSSQKVHVHKNLEIEGKTALIINHRYMLPFRQDPLLPSMIKATGDFDLTPILPLKEKSILLVSAKNCSEVPLRLLSMSIESETDGSCTVRQKTEDSMEPAPIVPGEEFKKIFSVIPEVNPAKLKIGTVCLRWRRDSGDKELSDSCTTEVLTKQRLPDVYVEQPPIIVSLECPAHAILGDPFTFSVRIHNRTQLLQEIKYSLTDSQSFVLSGSHNDTIFVLPKSEHILSFKLVPLASGSQQLPRVSVTSVRYSAGFQPSIASSFVFVFPSKPQFRLSDTTDTRLGSVAV; encoded by the exons ATGGAGGAGTACCCAGGAGAACTCCGCACTCCGCCGGTAGCTCTAGCAGCTTTGGTCGGATGCCCGGAGCTTCACTCGCGGATCACTTCTCACCTCCACGCCGAACAGCCACCAATCAACGCCCTGGCATTGCCCGATTTCTCCAAAATCACATTGTTCGCGAGAACTCCCAAAGAAAACGCCGGTCCGGGACGGCCGGTCGATGGTATTTTGAAAAGAGACTGGCTTTCCAAGCACCGGACTAAAATTCCCGCTGTTGTTGCCGCTCTCTTCAGCTCCGACCACATTTCCGGTGACCCTGCTCAGTGGCTTCAGGTCTGCACCGACCTCGAAAACCTCAA GGGAGTGACTAAAGGAAGGAACATCAAACTTATCGTGGTGGTGGTAACCCAGTCAAGCTCTAGAG ATGAGATTAGCGAAGATCGAATGATTGCTCTTAGGAAGAGGGCTGAAGTAGATTCAAAGTACATAATTACCTTTGTTCCTGATGATCCAGGGGAGCTTAAACAATCCCTAACCAG ACTCCGGAGCACATTGGGGGAACTGGCAAATACATATTACAGAGAGGAAGGGCGGCGAGTTAAAACACGTATTGATAGGAAGAGCTCGATCTCCATAGAGTTGCACATCCGCTACTGTTTTAAA GTTGGGGTATATGCAGAATTTCGTAGAGATTGGGCTGAAGCTTTGAGGCTATATGATGAAGCCTACCATTCAGTGCGAGAG ATGGTTGGGGCTTCTACAAGATTGTCTCCAATTTTACGCTTAGTTGAAATCAAGACTGTGGCAGAGCagttgaattttaaaatttcaactttGCTCATGCATAGTGGAAAATTAGCAGAAGCAATTATATGGTTCCGCCGCCACACTGATACTTATAGGAGGCTTGTGGGAGCACCAGATGCTAATTTTCTTCATTGGGAGTGGTTAAGCAGGCAATATTTGGTGTTTGCTGAACTTTTAGAGAGCAGCTCTGCTGCTGTCCAAAACATTTCATCTCCAACTTCAGGAACTGCAGATAAATTGACTGAATGGGAATTCTATCCAGCTTATTATTACCAG TCAGCAGCTCAATATTTGAAACAGAAGAGTTCGTGCAAGGAACTTGCATTATCAATGTCAGAAATTGCTGATGAGAAGAATGGAAGTAACGAATCTGTGATTGATTCTGTTTATGTTGGTCAGTTTGCAAGACTACTTGAGCATGGTGGGGAGGCATTCACAATGCAACC CAGTCTTACTGATGAAGAGTTTGTCCGCTACTCTCTTGCTGAGGGGAAAAGGTTCCAAGATTCCTTTGAAATAATAGCTCTTCTGAAAAGATGTTTTGAAGCATATAACAAGAATAAGACCTTGCGGATGGCCTCCTATTGTGGGGTCCAGATGGCGCGGGAATATTTCTCAATAAATGAATTTGCTGATGCAAAACAGATTTTGGACAATGTTGCAAATCTTTATCGACAGGAGGGTTGGGTAGCTTTGTTGTGGGAGGGTTTAGGCTACCTTCGAGAATGCTCAAGGAAAACTGGTTCCGTGAAAGATTTCGTGGAGCAATCACTTGAAATGGCTGCACTGCCAGTTTCAAATACTGAGGATGCCCAGTTCTTTAAGGACTGTGGCCCAGCTGGGCCTCCAAGCCTTCTCCAGAGAGAAATGATACACAAGGAAGTATTTGGAGTTATCAGAGGAGAATCAGAAATTGCATTGAATGAAGAGAATAACCATCTTAAAGTAACTGATTGTCATCCTCTTTATCTTGAGATTGATCTTGTGAGCCCCCTAAGAGTGGCACTTCTTGCATCAGTTGCTTTTCATGAGCAAATAATTAAGCCTGGTAGATCGACCATGCTCACAGTTTCACTTCTGACACGGTTGCCTCTGAAGTTTGAAATTGATCAGTTAGAGATCCAATTTAACCAAACCGAATGTAATTTCATTATTATAAATGGCCAGAGGCCCCAGTTAGCTGCAATCTCCAATGTACAGCCTGGTCGCAGAGTGGAGATGGCTCCTGCCCTGGAAATTGCTACCAACAAATGGTTGCGGCTGACATATGACATAAAATCTG AGCAAAGTGGTAAGCTTGAGTGCATGTATGTTATTGCAAGAATAGGACCACACTTCACCATCTGTTGCAGAGCAGAGAGTCCTGCTTCAATGAATGACTTGCCTCTTTGGAAATTTGAAAACCGTCTAGAAACTGTACCAATCAAGGATCCTGCTCTGGCATCCTCTGGTCAGAAAGCCATCCAGGTTGAAGAACCAGATCCACAAGTCGATCTGAAATTAAGTTCTTCTGGCCCTGCATTAGTTGGGGAGAACTTTGTTGTACCTGTGACTGTTACCTCAAAGGGCCATTCAGTCCATTCTGGTGAGTTGAAGATTAACCTGGTGGATACAAAAGGGGGAGGCTTGCTTAGTCCCAGGGATGTGGAACCATTTTCAACAGATAATCTTCATGTGGAGCTTGTAGGAGTTTCAGGCCAAGAGTGTGAGGACCAATCCGATGCTGGTTCTGACAATATTCGTAAAATTCAACCTTCTTTTGGATTGATTTCTGTACCAGTTCTCAGTGAAGGAAAGTCATGGTCCTGCAAGCTGGAAATTAGATGGAATCGCCCCAAACCTGTTATGCTGTACGTGTCATTGGGTTACAATCCTTGTAGTAGTGAAACTAGCTCACAAAAAGTTCATGTGCACAAAAACTTGGAGATTGAAGGGAAGACTGCTCTGATAATCAACCATAGGTATATGTTGCCTTTTAGGCAGGACCCTCTTTTGCCATCTATGATTAAAGCAACTGGGGATTTTGATCTGACACCAATACTGCCTTTGAAGGAAAAAAGCATACTTCTTGTTAGTGCAAAGAACTGTTCAGAAGTCCCATTGCGGTTGCTATCAATGTCTATAGAGTCAGAGACTGATGGCAGTTGCACTGTAAGACAAAAGACTGAGGACTCCATGGAACCTGCCCCTATAGTGCCAGGTGAGGAGTTCAAAAAAATCTTTTCTGTCATTCCTGAGGTAAATCCTGCAAAATTGAAGATTGGAACAGTGTGTTTGAGATGGAGGAGAGATTCTGGCGACAAAGAACTATCTGATTCTTGCACTACAGAAGTTTTGACAAAACAGAGGCTTCCGGATGTATATGTGGAGCAACCCCCAATAATTGTGAGTTTAGAGTGTCCTGCACATGCCATTCTTGGAGACCCTTTTACATTTTCCGTTAGAATTCATAATCGAACCCAACTGCTCCAGGAGATTAAATACTCACTTACAGATTCACAAAGTTTTGTGTTGTCTGGGTCTCATAATGACACAATTTTTGTTCTTCCCAAATCCGAGCATATACTGAGTTTCAAGCTTGTTCCTCTGGCCTCGGGTTCACAACAGCTACCTCGAGTTTCTGTAACCTCCGTCAGATATAGTGCTGGCTTTCAGCCCTCAATTGCttcatcttttgtttttgttttcccatCTAAGCCTCAGTTTAGGCTGAGTGATACAACAGATACAAGATTAGGGTCTGTTGCAGTTTGA